One Streptomyces sp. L2 genomic window carries:
- a CDS encoding TerD family protein, whose protein sequence is MTHAMLKGSNVPLDATTVRAVLRWTPGQGVPDVDASALLLGLDGRVRSDEDFVFYNQPRHPSGKVWRLGKKRVSEGLTDTIQTDLSGMEPGVGRVLLVASADGVSFDRVPALCIFLYDAAVAEGEPLARFEIKPETGAETALICGELYRRGEGWKFRALGEGYSNGLKGLATDFGISVDESENALPAGGLPAGALPDEEPSAVGSVALPETTSQPLPPAVPVVSPAYGYPQGEPAAAAASARYGEFRLPPQGPQFIGR, encoded by the coding sequence ATGACGCACGCCATGCTGAAGGGGTCGAACGTCCCGCTGGACGCCACCACGGTGCGCGCCGTGCTGCGCTGGACGCCGGGGCAGGGGGTCCCGGACGTCGACGCGTCGGCGCTGCTGCTGGGCCTCGACGGCCGGGTGCGCTCGGACGAGGACTTCGTCTTCTACAACCAGCCCCGGCATCCGTCCGGGAAGGTGTGGCGGCTCGGCAAGAAGCGGGTGTCCGAGGGGCTGACCGACACGATCCAGACAGACCTCTCCGGCATGGAGCCCGGGGTCGGACGGGTGCTGCTGGTCGCCTCGGCGGACGGGGTGTCCTTCGACCGGGTGCCTGCTCTGTGCATCTTCCTGTACGACGCCGCGGTCGCCGAGGGGGAGCCGCTGGCGCGCTTCGAGATCAAGCCGGAGACGGGGGCGGAGACCGCTCTGATCTGCGGTGAGCTGTACCGGCGCGGGGAGGGGTGGAAGTTCCGGGCGCTGGGTGAGGGGTATTCCAACGGGTTGAAGGGGCTGGCCACGGATTTCGGGATCTCCGTGGACGAGTCGGAGAACGCCTTGCCGGCGGGGGGTTTGCCGGCGGGGGCCTTGCCGGATGAGGAGCCGTCGGCTGTGGGGTCGGTGGCGTTGCCGGAGACCACCTCGCAGCCGTTGCCTCCGGCGGTTCCGGTCGTGTCGCCTGCGTATGGGTATCCCCAGGGGGAGCCTGCGGCTGCGGCGGCTTCTGCGAGGTACGGGGAGTTTCGGCTGCCGCCGCAGGGGCCTCAGTTCATCGGGCGGTGA
- a CDS encoding DUF3052 domain-containing protein codes for MSATADHAEERTNPAVRLGFQPGQVVQEIGYDDDVDQELREAIEGAVEGDLKDEDYDDVADAVVLWFRDDDGDLTDALVDATTYIEEGGAILLLTPKTGRDGYVEASEISEAATTAGLTASKSVSVGKDWSGSRLATPKAAKSRK; via the coding sequence GTGAGCGCGACCGCGGACCACGCGGAGGAGCGGACGAACCCTGCCGTCAGGCTGGGTTTCCAGCCCGGGCAGGTGGTCCAGGAGATCGGCTACGACGACGATGTCGATCAGGAGCTCCGCGAGGCCATCGAGGGCGCCGTCGAAGGCGACCTGAAGGACGAGGACTACGACGACGTGGCCGACGCCGTCGTGCTGTGGTTCCGTGACGACGATGGAGACCTGACCGATGCGCTGGTGGATGCCACCACGTACATCGAAGAGGGCGGCGCCATCCTGCTCCTCACGCCGAAGACCGGCCGTGACGGGTACGTGGAGGCGAGCGAGATCTCCGAAGCCGCCACGACCGCCGGCCTGACGGCGTCCAAGAGCGTCAGCGTGGGCAAGGACTGGAGCGGCTCGCGCCTGGCGACGCCGAAGGCGGCCAAGTCCAGGAAGTGA
- a CDS encoding DUF475 domain-containing protein, which translates to MLLKTFGWSFAVTAVGLVAAAFYGGWTALGIVAILAVLEISLSFDNAVVNAGILKKMNAFWQKIFLTVGVLIAVFGMRLVFPVVIVAITAKMGPIEAVNLAFNDKDKYQQLVTDAHPAIAAFGGMFLLMIFLDFIFEDRDIQWLRWIERPLAKLGKVDMLSVCIAMIVLLITSFTFATHAHQHGGAHVDKAQTVLIAGIAGLITYMVVGGLSGYFEDRLEEEEEREHEAEEEAARTGKKRSAVVLAGQAAFFMFLYLEVLDASFSFDGVIGAFAITNDIVMMALGLGIGAMYVRSLTVYLVRQGTLDDYVYLEHGAHYAIGALAVILMVTIQYEINEVITGLVGVILIAWSFWSSVRRNRALAAEEGNAGSDDKAEVPSGV; encoded by the coding sequence GTGCTTCTCAAAACCTTTGGCTGGTCGTTCGCGGTCACCGCGGTCGGTCTGGTCGCGGCGGCGTTCTACGGGGGGTGGACCGCCCTCGGCATCGTGGCGATCCTGGCCGTCCTGGAGATCTCGCTGTCGTTCGACAACGCGGTGGTCAACGCCGGAATCCTGAAGAAGATGAACGCCTTCTGGCAGAAGATCTTCCTCACGGTCGGCGTGCTGATCGCGGTCTTCGGCATGCGGCTGGTGTTCCCCGTCGTCATCGTCGCCATCACCGCCAAGATGGGGCCCATCGAGGCCGTCAACCTGGCGTTCAATGACAAGGACAAGTACCAGCAGCTCGTCACCGACGCCCACCCGGCGATCGCGGCCTTCGGTGGCATGTTCCTGCTGATGATCTTCCTCGACTTCATCTTCGAGGACCGGGACATCCAGTGGCTGCGCTGGATCGAGCGGCCCCTGGCCAAGCTCGGCAAGGTCGACATGCTGTCGGTCTGCATCGCCATGATCGTCCTGCTCATCACCTCCTTCACCTTCGCCACCCACGCCCACCAGCACGGCGGCGCGCACGTGGACAAGGCACAGACCGTGCTGATCGCCGGCATCGCCGGCCTGATCACGTACATGGTCGTCGGCGGCCTCTCCGGCTACTTCGAGGACCGGCTGGAGGAAGAGGAGGAGCGGGAGCACGAGGCCGAGGAAGAGGCCGCCCGCACCGGCAAGAAGCGCTCCGCGGTCGTCCTGGCCGGCCAGGCCGCCTTCTTCATGTTCCTCTACCTGGAAGTCCTGGACGCGTCCTTCTCCTTCGACGGCGTCATCGGCGCCTTCGCCATCACCAACGACATCGTCATGATGGCGCTCGGTCTCGGTATCGGCGCCATGTACGTCCGGTCCCTCACCGTCTACCTGGTCCGCCAGGGCACCCTCGACGACTACGTGTACCTGGAGCACGGCGCCCACTACGCCATCGGCGCGCTGGCCGTGATCCTCATGGTCACCATCCAGTACGAGATCAACGAGGTCATCACCGGTCTCGTCGGCGTCATCCTGATCGCCTGGTCCTTCTGGTCCTCCGTCCGCCGCAACCGCGCACTCGCGGCCGAGGAGGGGAACGCGGGATCGGACGACAAGGCCGAGGTGCCGTCCGGGGTCTGA
- a CDS encoding peroxiredoxin, translating to MAIQVGDKAPDFELKDNHGRTVRLSDFRGDKNVVVLFYPFAFTGVCTGELCELRDNLPKLADRDTQLLAVSNDSIHTLRVFAEQEGLEYPLLSDFWPHGNVSRAYGVFDEDKGCAVRGTFIIDKEGVVRWTVVNGLPDARDLGEYVKALDTL from the coding sequence ATGGCGATCCAGGTCGGCGACAAGGCGCCCGACTTCGAGCTCAAGGACAACCACGGCCGCACCGTGAGGCTCTCCGACTTCCGCGGTGACAAGAACGTGGTGGTGCTCTTCTACCCGTTCGCCTTCACCGGCGTGTGCACCGGCGAGCTGTGCGAGCTGCGCGACAACCTGCCGAAGCTCGCGGACCGCGACACCCAGCTCCTCGCCGTCTCCAACGACTCCATCCACACCCTGCGCGTCTTCGCCGAGCAGGAGGGCCTGGAGTACCCGCTGCTCAGCGACTTCTGGCCGCACGGCAACGTCTCGCGCGCGTACGGCGTCTTCGACGAGGACAAGGGCTGTGCCGTCCGTGGCACCTTCATCATCGACAAGGAGGGTGTCGTGCGGTGGACCGTGGTCAACGGCCTGCCGGACGCCCGCGACCTCGGCGAGTACGTGAAGGCGCTCGACACCCTCTGA
- a CDS encoding TerD family protein, which yields MGVTLAKGGNVSLSKAAPNLTNVLIGLGWDARSTTGAPFDLDASALLCGATNRVLGDEWFVFYNQLTSPDGSVEHTGDNLTGEGEGDDESILVDLGKVPAHCEKIIFPVSIHMAEERGQAFGQVSNAFIRVVNQADGQELARYDLSEDASTETAMIFGELYRYQGEWKFRAVGQGYASGLRGIALDFGVNVS from the coding sequence ATGGGCGTCACACTCGCCAAGGGGGGCAACGTCTCCCTCTCCAAAGCCGCACCCAACCTCACCAACGTGCTGATCGGCCTCGGCTGGGACGCGCGCTCCACCACCGGAGCCCCCTTCGACCTGGACGCCAGCGCCCTGCTCTGCGGCGCCACGAACCGGGTCCTGGGCGACGAGTGGTTCGTCTTCTACAACCAGCTCACGAGCCCGGACGGCTCCGTCGAGCACACCGGCGACAACCTCACCGGCGAGGGCGAAGGCGACGACGAGTCGATCCTGGTCGACCTCGGCAAGGTCCCCGCCCACTGCGAGAAGATCATCTTCCCCGTCTCCATCCACATGGCCGAGGAACGCGGACAGGCCTTCGGCCAGGTCTCCAACGCGTTCATCCGCGTCGTCAACCAGGCCGACGGCCAGGAACTCGCCCGCTACGACCTCAGCGAGGACGCCTCCACCGAGACCGCGATGATCTTCGGTGAGCTGTACCGCTACCAGGGCGAGTGGAAGTTCCGTGCGGTGGGGCAGGGGTACGCGTCGGGGCTGCGCGGCATCGCTCTAGACTTCGGAGTCAACGTTTCGTAA
- a CDS encoding HpcH/HpaI aldolase/citrate lyase family protein — MRHFGHIAPEVRQRIFHQEPGAFTADSPARLLSAALGATLYSPATRPRLADDIVKQAGRGVVSMVLCLEDSIDDADVAAGEENLVRQFADLDARTGLEPPLLFIRVRAPEQIPDLVRRLGPTVRLLSGFVLPKFTEERGIPFLEALAVAEAASGRRLFAMPVLESPELLYRESRVDTLEGISRAVGKYRDRVLALRLGVTDFCSSYGLRRAPDMTAYDVQIVASVIADVVNMLGRADGTGFTVTGPVWEYFRVSERMFKPQLRQSPFLQVRAVELREKLIEHAMDGLLREISLDQANGLLGKTCIHPSHVLPVHALSVVSHEEFSDAADILRPERGGGGVLRSAYTNKMNEVKPHRAWAERTLLRAEVFGVANEDVGFVELLAAGITG; from the coding sequence ATGCGTCATTTCGGGCACATCGCCCCCGAGGTGCGGCAGCGTATCTTCCACCAGGAGCCGGGCGCCTTCACGGCCGACTCACCGGCCCGGCTGCTCTCCGCCGCCCTGGGGGCCACGCTGTACAGCCCGGCCACCCGCCCCCGGCTCGCCGACGACATCGTCAAGCAGGCCGGCCGCGGTGTGGTCTCGATGGTGCTCTGCCTGGAGGACTCCATCGACGACGCGGACGTCGCGGCCGGCGAGGAGAACCTCGTCCGGCAGTTCGCCGACCTCGACGCACGCACCGGCCTGGAGCCGCCCCTCCTCTTCATCCGGGTCCGCGCCCCCGAGCAGATCCCGGACCTCGTCCGGCGCCTCGGCCCCACCGTGCGGCTGCTCTCCGGCTTCGTCCTGCCCAAGTTCACCGAGGAACGAGGCATCCCCTTCCTGGAGGCCCTGGCCGTCGCCGAGGCCGCGAGCGGCCGCCGGCTGTTCGCGATGCCGGTCCTGGAATCGCCCGAGCTGCTGTACCGCGAGTCCCGGGTGGACACCCTGGAAGGCATCTCCCGCGCCGTCGGCAAGTACCGCGACCGCGTCCTGGCCCTGCGGCTCGGCGTCACCGACTTCTGCTCCTCCTACGGCCTGCGCCGCGCCCCCGACATGACCGCGTACGACGTCCAGATCGTCGCCTCCGTCATCGCCGACGTGGTGAACATGCTGGGCCGGGCCGACGGCACCGGATTCACCGTGACCGGGCCCGTGTGGGAGTACTTCCGCGTTTCCGAACGCATGTTCAAGCCGCAGCTCAGGCAGAGCCCCTTCCTCCAGGTGCGCGCCGTGGAACTGCGCGAGAAGCTCATCGAGCACGCCATGGACGGGCTCCTGCGCGAGATCTCCCTGGACCAGGCCAACGGTCTGCTCGGCAAGACCTGCATCCACCCCTCCCACGTCCTGCCCGTGCACGCGCTGTCCGTCGTCAGCCACGAGGAGTTCAGCGACGCCGCGGACATCCTCCGGCCGGAACGCGGCGGCGGGGGTGTACTCCGTTCGGCCTACACGAACAAGATGAACGAGGTGAAGCCCCACCGTGCCTGGGCCGAGCGGACCCTGCTGCGCGCCGAGGTGTTCGGCGTGGCGAACGAGGACGTCGGCTTCGTGGAGCTTCTCGCCGCCGGAATAACCGGCTGA
- a CDS encoding TerD family protein, whose amino-acid sequence MGVSLSKGGNVSLTKEAPGLTAVIVGLGWDVRTTTGTDFDLDASALLVDSSGKVSSDQNFVFFNNLKSPDGSVEHTGDNITGEGEGDDEQIKVNLAGVPAEIEKIVFPVSIYDAENRQQSFGQVRNAFIRVVNQAGEQEIARYDLSEDASTETAMVFGELYRHGAEWKFRAIGQGYASGLRGIAQDFGVNV is encoded by the coding sequence GTGGGAGTCAGCCTCAGCAAGGGCGGCAACGTTTCGCTGACGAAGGAGGCCCCGGGCCTGACCGCCGTCATCGTCGGTCTCGGCTGGGACGTGCGCACCACGACCGGCACGGACTTCGACCTCGACGCCAGCGCGCTGCTGGTGGACAGCTCCGGCAAGGTCAGCAGCGACCAGAACTTCGTCTTCTTCAACAACCTCAAGAGCCCCGACGGCTCCGTGGAGCACACCGGTGACAACATCACCGGTGAGGGCGAGGGCGACGACGAGCAGATCAAGGTGAACCTGGCCGGCGTCCCGGCCGAGATCGAGAAGATCGTCTTCCCGGTCTCGATCTACGACGCCGAGAACCGCCAGCAGTCCTTCGGCCAGGTGCGCAACGCGTTCATCCGCGTCGTCAACCAGGCAGGCGAGCAGGAGATCGCCCGGTACGACCTCAGTGAGGACGCCTCCACCGAGACCGCCATGGTCTTCGGCGAGCTGTACCGGCACGGCGCCGAGTGGAAGTTCCGCGCCATCGGCCAGGGCTACGCCTCGGGCCTGCGCGGCATCGCCCAGGACTTCGGCGTCAACGTCTGA
- a CDS encoding Tellurium resistance yields MGFFDGLLGGRATDFDSGSAATNSIQLTRRHPQVSLTKQDAATGHLRINLSWRMRTSDFDDNPRSSLFRHPFKALKPPEMLEHGQSMVNVDLDLGCLYELTDGTKGVVQPLGGYLGDVNAPPYIKLSGDDRFGSGSGETMYINLDHRDSIKRLLVFVYIYDQTPAFDRTHAIVTLYPSNGPRIEISLDERHPQARSCAVVHIENVKGELVVRREVKFVYGFQGELDRLYGWGLTWGRGYKTKADR; encoded by the coding sequence ATGGGATTCTTCGACGGGCTGCTGGGCGGACGCGCGACCGACTTCGACTCGGGCAGCGCCGCGACCAACTCCATCCAGCTCACCAGGCGGCATCCCCAGGTGTCCCTCACCAAGCAGGACGCCGCCACCGGACACCTGCGCATCAACCTGTCCTGGCGGATGCGCACCTCCGACTTCGACGACAACCCCCGCAGCAGCCTCTTCCGGCACCCCTTCAAGGCCCTCAAGCCCCCGGAGATGCTCGAACACGGCCAGAGCATGGTCAACGTCGACCTCGACCTCGGCTGCCTGTACGAACTGACCGACGGCACCAAGGGCGTCGTCCAGCCCCTCGGCGGCTACCTCGGCGACGTCAACGCACCGCCGTACATCAAGCTCAGCGGCGACGACCGGTTCGGCTCCGGCTCCGGCGAGACGATGTACATCAACCTCGACCACCGGGACTCCATCAAACGCCTCCTGGTCTTCGTCTACATCTACGACCAGACTCCCGCCTTCGACCGTACCCACGCGATCGTCACCCTCTACCCCAGCAACGGCCCCCGCATCGAGATAAGCCTCGACGAACGCCACCCCCAGGCCCGCTCCTGCGCCGTCGTCCACATAGAAAACGTCAAGGGCGAACTGGTCGTCCGCCGCGAGGTCAAGTTCGTCTACGGCTTCCAGGGCGAACTGGACCGCCTCTACGGCTGGGGCCTCACCTGGGGCAGAGGCTACAAAACAAAGGCGGACAGATAA
- the aceE gene encoding pyruvate dehydrogenase (acetyl-transferring), homodimeric type, producing MASGSDRNPIIIGGLPSQVPDFDPEETQEWLDSLDAAVDERGRERARYLMLRLIERAREKRVAVPEMRSTDYVNTIATKDEPFFPGNEEIERKVLNATRWNAAVMVSRAQRPGIGVGGHIATFASSASLYDVGFNHFFRGKDDGLGGDQVFFQGHASPGIYARAYLLDRLTEEQLDGFRQEKSKYPDGLSSYPHPRSMPDFWEFPTVSMGLGPLGAIFQARMNRYMEARGLADTSNSHVWAFLGDGEMDEPESLGQLSIAAREGLDNLTFVVNCNLQRLDGPVRGNGKIIQELESVFRGAGWNVIKLIWDRTWDPLLAQDRDGVLVNKMNTTPDGQFQTYATETGAYIRDHFFGDDHRLRAMVEGMTDHQILMLGRGGHDHRKIYAAFSAAKAHKGQPTVILAKTVKGWTLGPNFEGRNATHQMKKLTVDDLKRFRDRLHLPISDKELESGPPPYYHPGRDTEEIQYMHDRRMGCGGYVPTRVVRSKPLPLPDDKTYATVKKGSGQQSIATTMAFVRLLKDLMRDKEIGKRFVLIAPDEYRTFGMDSFFPSAKIYNPLGQQYESVDRDLLLAYKESPTGQMLHDGISEAGCTASLIAAGSAYATHGEPLIPVYVFYSMFGFQRTGDQFWQMADQLARGFVLGATAGRTTLTGEGLQHADGQSQLLASTNPACVAYDPAYAYEIAHIVQDGLRRMYGGDAEHPHGEDVFYYLTVYNEPIRHPAEPADVDVEAIVKGIHRLGEGPGGSIPAQIMASGVAVPWALEAQKILAEEWNVRAGVWSATSWNELRREAVDCEEHNLLHPEEEQRVPWVRRKLSGSEGPFVAVSDWMRSVPDQIARWVPGTYQSLGADGFGFADTRGAARRFFHIDAHSIVVAVLTELARDGKIDRSVLKQAIDRYQLLDVTAADPGAAGGDA from the coding sequence GTGGCTTCCGGATCCGATCGCAACCCGATCATCATTGGCGGCCTTCCGAGTCAGGTTCCTGACTTCGATCCCGAGGAAACCCAGGAGTGGCTCGACTCCCTCGACGCCGCCGTCGACGAGCGCGGCCGGGAGCGGGCGCGGTACCTGATGCTGCGGCTGATCGAGCGGGCCCGCGAGAAGCGCGTGGCCGTGCCCGAGATGCGCAGCACGGACTACGTGAACACGATCGCCACCAAGGACGAGCCGTTCTTCCCCGGCAACGAGGAGATCGAGCGCAAGGTCCTGAACGCCACCCGCTGGAACGCGGCCGTGATGGTCTCCCGCGCGCAGCGCCCCGGCATCGGCGTCGGCGGCCACATCGCCACGTTCGCGTCCTCCGCCTCGCTGTACGACGTCGGCTTCAACCACTTCTTCCGCGGCAAGGACGACGGCCTGGGCGGCGACCAGGTCTTCTTCCAGGGCCACGCCTCCCCCGGCATCTACGCGCGCGCGTACCTGCTGGACCGGCTCACCGAGGAGCAGCTGGACGGCTTCCGCCAGGAGAAGTCGAAGTACCCCGACGGCCTGTCGAGCTATCCGCACCCGCGCTCCATGCCGGACTTCTGGGAGTTCCCGACGGTCTCGATGGGCCTCGGTCCGCTCGGCGCGATCTTCCAGGCGCGGATGAACCGCTACATGGAGGCGCGCGGCCTCGCCGACACCTCCAACTCGCACGTGTGGGCGTTCCTCGGCGACGGCGAGATGGACGAGCCGGAGTCGCTGGGGCAGCTGTCGATCGCGGCCCGGGAGGGCCTGGACAACCTGACGTTCGTGGTCAACTGCAACCTGCAGCGCCTGGACGGGCCGGTGCGCGGCAACGGCAAGATCATCCAGGAGCTGGAGTCGGTCTTCCGGGGCGCCGGCTGGAACGTGATCAAGCTGATCTGGGACCGCACCTGGGACCCGCTGCTCGCGCAGGACCGGGACGGCGTCCTGGTCAACAAGATGAACACGACGCCGGACGGCCAGTTCCAGACGTACGCCACGGAGACCGGCGCCTACATCCGGGACCACTTCTTCGGTGACGACCACCGGCTGCGCGCGATGGTCGAGGGCATGACCGACCACCAGATCCTGATGCTGGGCCGCGGCGGCCACGACCACCGCAAGATCTACGCGGCCTTCTCGGCGGCCAAGGCGCACAAGGGCCAGCCGACGGTCATCCTGGCCAAGACGGTCAAGGGCTGGACGCTGGGCCCCAACTTCGAGGGCCGCAACGCCACCCACCAGATGAAGAAGCTGACGGTCGACGACCTCAAGCGCTTCCGGGACCGCCTGCACCTGCCGATCTCCGACAAGGAGCTGGAGTCCGGCCCGCCGCCGTACTACCACCCGGGCCGGGACACCGAGGAGATCCAGTACATGCACGACCGCCGCATGGGCTGCGGAGGCTACGTGCCCACGCGCGTGGTGCGCTCCAAGCCGCTCCCGCTGCCGGACGACAAGACGTACGCGACCGTGAAGAAGGGTTCCGGTCAGCAGTCCATCGCCACCACCATGGCGTTCGTACGACTGCTCAAGGACCTCATGCGGGACAAGGAGATCGGCAAGCGGTTCGTGCTGATCGCGCCGGACGAGTACCGCACGTTCGGCATGGACTCCTTCTTCCCGAGCGCGAAGATCTACAACCCGCTGGGCCAGCAGTACGAGTCGGTGGACCGGGACCTGCTGCTCGCCTACAAGGAGTCGCCGACCGGCCAGATGCTGCACGACGGCATCTCGGAGGCGGGCTGCACGGCCTCGCTGATCGCGGCGGGCTCGGCCTACGCCACGCACGGCGAGCCGCTGATCCCGGTCTACGTCTTCTACTCGATGTTCGGTTTCCAGCGCACCGGTGACCAGTTCTGGCAGATGGCCGACCAGCTGGCGCGCGGTTTCGTCCTGGGCGCGACCGCGGGCCGTACGACCCTGACCGGTGAGGGGCTGCAGCACGCGGACGGCCAGTCGCAGCTGCTGGCCTCGACCAACCCCGCGTGCGTGGCGTACGACCCGGCGTACGCCTACGAGATCGCGCACATCGTCCAGGACGGCCTGCGCCGGATGTACGGCGGGGACGCCGAACACCCGCACGGTGAGGACGTCTTCTACTACCTCACCGTCTACAACGAGCCCATCCGGCATCCGGCCGAGCCGGCCGACGTGGACGTCGAGGCCATCGTCAAGGGCATCCACCGGCTCGGCGAGGGGCCCGGCGGCAGCATCCCGGCGCAAATCATGGCGTCCGGTGTGGCCGTGCCGTGGGCCCTGGAGGCGCAGAAGATCCTCGCCGAGGAGTGGAACGTCAGGGCCGGCGTGTGGTCGGCGACCTCCTGGAACGAGCTGCGCCGCGAGGCCGTGGACTGCGAGGAGCACAACCTGCTGCATCCGGAGGAGGAGCAGCGGGTGCCGTGGGTGAGGCGCAAGCTGAGCGGGTCGGAGGGGCCGTTCGTGGCCGTGTCCGACTGGATGCGGTCGGTTCCGGACCAGATCGCCCGGTGGGTGCCGGGGACGTACCAGTCGCTCGGCGCGGACGGTTTCGGCTTCGCCGACACCCGGGGCGCGGCGCGGCGGTTCTTCCACATCGACGCGCACTCGATCGTGGTGGCCGTGCTGACCGAGCTGGCGCGGGACGGGAAGATCGACCGGTCCGTGCTGAAGCAGGCGATCGACCGGTACCAGCTCCTCGACGTGACGGCGGCGGATCCGGGGGCGGCGGGCGGCGACGCGTAG